A genome region from Deinococcus betulae includes the following:
- a CDS encoding acyltransferase yields MTWLKPVDIGAGAQATFNDFVRDLEARLADPNTNRAALTCSVLAEAMYGRSYAQLLSDAPLAALNLDAGNVTFEAEYYMATDQERFAQVKPLLWLWKNLDLTPLGQNPVLGIPVRRVLAQHIFRRVGRNFKCWQNVEFSVGYNMDVGDDVVVHRHVLLDDIGGIELHDGASVSDYVNIYSHTHSVLDGPDVTLRRTVIGRGARITYHSTVLAGSVVSDDAMLATHALLRGDIPPHGIAMGLPARTTRLKLRPPTEPHVDARTWPREGARKANPDFPDPTPNQTRTPAQDDLNVREPVGQEG; encoded by the coding sequence GTGACGTGGCTCAAGCCAGTAGACATAGGTGCAGGCGCGCAGGCGACCTTCAACGACTTCGTGCGTGATCTGGAGGCCCGCCTGGCGGACCCCAACACCAACCGCGCCGCCCTGACCTGTTCTGTGCTGGCCGAGGCCATGTATGGCCGCTCCTATGCCCAGCTGCTCTCGGACGCCCCGCTGGCCGCCCTAAATCTGGACGCGGGCAACGTCACTTTTGAGGCCGAATATTACATGGCCACCGACCAGGAGCGCTTTGCCCAGGTCAAGCCCCTGCTGTGGCTCTGGAAGAACCTGGACCTGACCCCGCTGGGCCAGAATCCGGTGCTGGGCATTCCGGTGCGGCGGGTGCTCGCCCAGCACATCTTCAGGCGGGTGGGGCGCAACTTCAAATGCTGGCAGAACGTGGAATTCAGCGTGGGCTACAACATGGATGTAGGCGACGATGTGGTGGTGCACCGCCATGTGCTGCTGGACGACATCGGCGGCATTGAGCTGCACGACGGCGCCTCGGTCAGCGATTACGTGAACATCTACAGCCACACCCACAGCGTGCTGGACGGCCCGGACGTGACCCTGCGCCGAACGGTGATTGGCCGGGGCGCGCGCATCACCTATCACTCCACGGTGCTGGCGGGCAGCGTGGTCAGCGACGACGCCATGCTGGCGACCCACGCCCTGCTGCGCGGCGACATTCCGCCGCACGGCATCGCCATGGGCCTGCCCGCCCGAACCACTCGCCTCAAGCTGCGCCCGCCCACCGAGCCCCACGTGGACGCCCGCACCTGGCCGCGAGAGGGGGCCCGTAAAGCCAACCCCGATTTCCCCGATCCCACCCCCAACCAGACCCGCACACCCGCTCAGGATGATCTGAACGTGCGCGAACCGGTTGGCCAGGAGGGCTGA
- the cdaA gene encoding diadenylate cyclase CdaA codes for MLSTPFGQVSVRDALDILLVAFLVYQGYLLVAGTRAVNVVRGILVFAGVWVAAQLLNLTTLSYLLGRAGTVGIFALIVLFQPELRAALERIGRPRGAGAGASGAALQDLARAMERLAERKTGALIAIERRTPLGEYAATGVGLDALVSVPFLEALFARNAPLHDGGVVVQGSRVVAAGCLFPLQSSDGTYRRYGTRHRAAIGLSELTDAVVLVVSEERGSMRLALGGRLGPDLNGTELREQLRALVYDRVPDLTPPGPAAPQEVR; via the coding sequence TTGCTATCCACGCCATTTGGTCAGGTGAGTGTCCGGGACGCCCTGGACATCCTGCTGGTGGCGTTTCTGGTGTATCAGGGCTACCTGCTGGTGGCCGGCACCCGCGCGGTCAACGTGGTGCGAGGCATTCTGGTCTTTGCCGGCGTGTGGGTGGCGGCGCAGCTCCTGAACCTCACCACCCTCAGTTACCTGCTGGGGCGTGCGGGCACGGTGGGCATTTTCGCCCTGATCGTGCTGTTTCAGCCAGAGCTGCGCGCGGCGCTGGAACGCATCGGCCGCCCCAGGGGCGCGGGCGCCGGGGCCAGCGGCGCCGCCCTTCAGGATCTGGCCCGCGCCATGGAACGCCTGGCCGAGCGCAAGACCGGCGCCCTGATCGCCATCGAGCGGCGCACGCCGCTGGGCGAATACGCCGCCACCGGGGTGGGCCTGGACGCCCTGGTCAGCGTGCCGTTTCTGGAGGCCCTCTTTGCCCGCAACGCGCCCCTGCACGACGGCGGCGTGGTGGTGCAGGGCTCGCGGGTGGTGGCCGCCGGCTGCCTGTTTCCGCTGCAGTCCAGTGACGGCACCTACCGCCGCTACGGCACCCGGCACCGCGCGGCCATCGGCCTCTCTGAACTGACCGACGCCGTGGTGCTCGTCGTCAGTGAGGAACGCGGCAGCATGCGCCTGGCCCTGGGGGGCCGGCTGGGCCCGGACCTGAACGGCACCGAACTGCGCGAGCAGCTGCGCGCCCTGGTGTATGACCGCGTGCCGGACCTGACGCCACCCGGCCCCGCCGCGCCGCAGGAGGTCCGGTGA
- a CDS encoding type II/IV secretion system protein produces MALSIGDRRLGAILLEQGYVNDSDLQKALVRHAEVGGRLAEILIDSGLVGEKRIARAIEEALGIPLVNLLVVTPDPAALNAVRAQTALNVQAFPFAMDNGTLRVAIVDPLSSYAIEALEDDSGLNIEPYQALRDQIMWAIASNYPELDMSVDLPADAEPSQGGGMMGQRLIARGMISDAQLQVALDAQQQTGEPLGATLVAQKAITEDQLYEVLAEQSGTVYLRNPRDFQPSEDVLGSMLRADALRLSAVPVDETDAGVTMVTSDPRKRDDLEALVGRPVQLILAKTRDVELLIERFYPQRGRLGEQMVQQGTLSRAQLREALQVQAREGRVKPLGEVIVELGFAGADEIDNALQKQNAGGGRLEDTLVQSGKLSPEMLARSLAAQLGYEFLDPVQNPPDAKVALMIPEATARRYGVVPIRLQGEGLVIAMKDPRNVFALDDLKLITGRDIVPAVMAEKDIIRLIERYFGNQDMANLNQQLVQESNKREKESKRGDDVDISAGLDDNAVVRVVDNIIREAALQEASDIHIEPTETALRVRYRVDGILREQNSLPKGSSQSILARIKILGSLDISERRIPQDGRVRFKKGSIDLDLRLSTLPTVYGEKAVMRLLQKASNIPEVEQLGFSEHNYQRYLDTIHKPNGIFLVTGPTGSGKSFTSFSTLKRIAVPEKNTTTIEDPVEYEIPGIIQSQVNNVAGMTFARALRAFLRQDPDIIFVGEIRDTETAKIAVEAALTGHLVLATLHTNDAPGAIVRLEEMGVEHFNIGAAVVGVVAQRLVRKVCNDCKAPTNADPDVLRRLGITERDLKGAQLMRGAGCNRCGGTGYKGRMGIHELMVIDEPLRVAIGSGKNATEIAEVAMTKSGMKTLRQDGIEKALDGITTLEEVLAVTSK; encoded by the coding sequence ATGGCACTTTCTATCGGTGACCGGCGCCTCGGGGCCATCCTGCTTGAGCAGGGCTACGTCAACGACTCTGACCTGCAAAAGGCCCTCGTGCGCCACGCCGAGGTGGGGGGCCGCCTGGCCGAAATCCTGATTGACTCTGGGCTGGTGGGCGAAAAACGCATTGCCCGCGCCATTGAAGAAGCCCTGGGCATTCCGCTGGTGAACCTGCTGGTGGTCACGCCCGACCCGGCCGCCCTGAACGCCGTGCGCGCCCAGACCGCCCTGAATGTGCAGGCGTTTCCCTTTGCCATGGACAACGGCACCCTACGCGTGGCGATTGTGGACCCCCTGTCGAGCTACGCCATTGAGGCGCTAGAAGACGACAGCGGCCTGAACATCGAGCCGTACCAGGCGCTGCGCGACCAGATCATGTGGGCCATTGCCAGCAACTACCCCGAACTGGATATGAGCGTGGACCTGCCCGCCGACGCCGAGCCCAGCCAGGGCGGCGGCATGATGGGCCAGCGTCTGATCGCGCGCGGCATGATCTCGGACGCGCAGCTGCAAGTCGCGCTGGACGCCCAGCAGCAGACCGGCGAGCCGCTGGGCGCGACCCTGGTGGCGCAAAAGGCGATCACCGAAGACCAGCTGTACGAGGTGCTGGCCGAGCAGTCCGGCACGGTGTACCTGCGCAACCCGCGCGACTTCCAGCCCAGTGAAGACGTGCTGGGCTCCATGCTGCGCGCCGACGCCCTGCGCCTCTCGGCGGTGCCGGTGGACGAGACCGACGCGGGCGTAACCATGGTGACGAGTGACCCGCGCAAACGCGACGACCTTGAGGCCCTGGTGGGCCGCCCGGTGCAGCTGATTCTGGCCAAGACGCGCGATGTGGAACTGCTGATTGAGCGCTTCTATCCGCAGCGTGGCCGCCTGGGCGAGCAGATGGTGCAGCAGGGCACGCTGTCACGGGCGCAGCTGCGCGAGGCCCTGCAGGTGCAGGCCCGCGAAGGCCGCGTCAAGCCGCTGGGCGAGGTGATCGTCGAGCTGGGCTTCGCGGGCGCCGACGAGATTGACAACGCCCTGCAAAAGCAGAACGCGGGCGGCGGGCGCCTGGAAGACACCCTGGTGCAGTCGGGCAAGCTGTCCCCCGAGATGCTGGCGCGCTCGCTGGCCGCGCAGCTGGGCTACGAGTTCCTGGACCCGGTTCAGAATCCACCCGACGCCAAGGTCGCCCTGATGATCCCGGAAGCCACCGCGCGGCGCTACGGCGTGGTACCCATCCGGCTGCAGGGCGAGGGCCTGGTCATCGCCATGAAAGACCCGCGCAACGTGTTTGCGCTGGACGACCTGAAGCTGATTACCGGGCGCGACATCGTGCCGGCCGTGATGGCGGAAAAGGACATCATCCGGCTGATTGAGCGCTACTTCGGCAATCAGGACATGGCCAACCTGAACCAGCAACTGGTGCAGGAAAGCAACAAGCGCGAGAAGGAATCCAAGCGCGGCGACGACGTGGACATCTCGGCGGGGCTGGACGACAACGCCGTGGTGCGCGTGGTGGACAACATCATCCGCGAAGCGGCGCTGCAAGAAGCCTCGGACATTCACATCGAGCCGACGGAAACCGCCCTGCGCGTGCGTTACCGCGTAGACGGCATCCTGCGCGAGCAGAACTCACTGCCCAAGGGCAGTTCGCAGAGCATCCTGGCGCGCATCAAGATTCTGGGCAGCCTGGACATCTCCGAGCGCCGCATTCCGCAAGACGGCCGCGTGCGTTTCAAGAAGGGCTCGATTGACCTGGACCTGCGCCTCTCGACCCTGCCCACCGTGTACGGCGAGAAAGCCGTAATGCGCCTCCTGCAAAAAGCCAGCAACATCCCCGAAGTCGAGCAGCTGGGCTTTTCCGAACACAACTACCAGCGCTACCTGGACACCATCCATAAGCCCAACGGTATCTTTCTGGTGACGGGACCGACCGGCTCGGGCAAATCGTTTACCTCCTTTTCGACCCTCAAGCGCATCGCGGTGCCCGAGAAGAACACCACGACCATTGAAGACCCGGTGGAATACGAAATTCCGGGCATCATCCAGTCGCAGGTGAACAACGTCGCCGGCATGACCTTTGCCCGCGCGCTGCGCGCCTTTTTGCGACAAGACCCCGACATCATCTTCGTGGGCGAGATTCGAGACACCGAGACCGCCAAGATCGCCGTAGAAGCCGCGCTGACGGGCCACCTCGTGCTGGCCACCCTGCACACGAACGACGCGCCGGGCGCCATCGTGCGTCTGGAAGAAATGGGCGTGGAGCACTTCAACATCGGCGCCGCCGTGGTGGGCGTGGTCGCGCAGCGCCTGGTGCGCAAGGTCTGCAACGACTGCAAGGCGCCCACCAACGCCGACCCGGATGTACTGCGCCGCCTCGGGATTACCGAGCGCGACCTCAAGGGCGCCCAGTTGATGCGCGGCGCGGGCTGCAACCGCTGCGGCGGCACCGGCTACAAGGGGCGCATGGGCATTCACGAACTGATGGTCATTGACGAGCCGCTGCGCGTCGCCATCGGCTCGGGCAAGAACGCCACTGAAATCGCCGAGGTCGCCATGACCAAAAGCGGCATGAAGACCCTGCGCCAGGACGGCATTGAAAAGGCCCTGGACGGCATCACCACCCTGGAAGAAGTGCTGGCCGTCACCAGCAAGTAA
- a CDS encoding helix-turn-helix transcriptional regulator, translating into MSADLTPRRAPLKRDEARLWRVPALGGLDVLQARFVKQAFARHTHEEFTVGVVHEGAAEFWNRGAERVAPPGSVMLINADEVTTGHSWAEGGYLHLVLYPSAEQLRRVAEQVTGRSVTTPYFPQSVVAAPAVAARLTRAHQALIHPAASQLARETVLQDALVQLVTDLAEARLSPGRVGRERAAVRDVQAYLDAHASEDVSLEDVVRVSGLSPFHLSRVFRQEVGLPPHAYQVQVRIRQARARLNAGWSLAEVALATGFSDQSTFSNQFKRHVGVTPGQFVKGAPGAGEHWWSEARLPPRNP; encoded by the coding sequence GTGAGCGCAGACCTGACGCCACGCCGGGCGCCCCTGAAGCGGGATGAAGCGCGGCTGTGGCGCGTGCCTGCGCTGGGCGGCCTGGACGTGTTGCAGGCCCGGTTCGTCAAACAGGCCTTTGCGCGGCACACGCACGAGGAATTCACTGTCGGGGTCGTGCATGAGGGCGCGGCGGAGTTCTGGAATCGCGGCGCCGAGCGCGTGGCGCCACCAGGCAGCGTCATGCTGATTAATGCCGACGAGGTCACCACCGGGCATTCCTGGGCGGAAGGCGGGTACCTGCATCTGGTGCTGTACCCCAGCGCCGAGCAACTGCGCCGGGTGGCCGAACAGGTCACCGGGCGGTCGGTGACCACGCCGTATTTTCCGCAGAGTGTGGTGGCTGCGCCAGCCGTGGCGGCGCGACTGACCAGGGCGCATCAGGCGCTGATCCATCCGGCGGCGTCGCAGCTGGCCCGTGAGACAGTGCTGCAGGACGCCTTAGTACAGCTCGTCACGGACCTGGCAGAGGCGCGGCTGTCGCCAGGGCGCGTGGGCCGGGAACGGGCCGCTGTGCGGGACGTGCAGGCCTATCTGGACGCGCACGCCAGCGAGGACGTGTCGCTGGAGGATGTGGTGCGCGTCTCGGGCCTCAGCCCCTTTCACCTCTCGCGGGTCTTTCGGCAGGAGGTCGGGCTGCCGCCCCACGCCTATCAGGTGCAGGTGCGCATCCGGCAAGCCAGGGCCAGGCTAAACGCAGGCTGGAGTCTGGCCGAAGTCGCGCTGGCGACGGGATTCAGTGACCAGAGTACATTTTCAAACCAGTTCAAGCGGCATGTGGGCGTGACGCCCGGCCAGTTCGTGAAAGGGGCGCCGGGCGCAGGGGAACACTGGTGGTCAGAGGCTAGGCTGCCACCGCGCAACCCATAG
- a CDS encoding type IV pilus twitching motility protein PilT has product MTQPAPDITDILRFAADKGASDVIITVGLAPQFKLQGVYDAQGFNELGPTDTRKLMYSMMNEKQQRTFEERRELDFSFALGEKARFRVNAFMQRGHVGGVLRLIPTKIKSAQDMGLPQNVVDISNAPRGLVLVTGPTGSGKSTTLAAMIDHINTTKRLHIMTIEDPIEFMHTHKQSIINQREVGADTMSFNDALRAVLRQAPDVILVGEMRDYETIKAAVTAAETGHLVMGTLHTNSAPESIDRIVDVFPEEQQEQIRVQLANNLVAVMTQQLLPRLDGQGRILAYELLIANPAVRSLIREGKTYQITSVMQTGAREGMVTMDAFLANLYRRRVISFDVGVERAVDAKEFARLANDPSIGNAGGAAAAPAGYGSAPVQGFGTAAPTQSTGRGDVGRGDARSTSTPEMGGGGSYGRR; this is encoded by the coding sequence ATGACCCAGCCTGCCCCCGATATCACCGACATCCTGCGCTTTGCCGCCGACAAGGGCGCGTCCGACGTGATTATTACCGTCGGGCTGGCGCCGCAGTTCAAGTTGCAAGGCGTCTATGACGCCCAGGGCTTTAACGAGCTGGGGCCAACCGACACCCGCAAGCTGATGTACTCGATGATGAACGAAAAGCAGCAGCGCACCTTTGAAGAGCGGCGCGAACTGGACTTTTCGTTTGCCCTGGGCGAGAAGGCGCGCTTTCGCGTGAACGCCTTCATGCAGCGCGGCCATGTGGGCGGGGTGCTGCGTCTGATTCCGACCAAGATCAAGAGTGCGCAGGACATGGGCCTGCCGCAGAACGTGGTGGATATCTCCAACGCTCCGCGCGGGCTGGTGCTCGTCACGGGCCCGACCGGCTCGGGCAAGTCCACGACGCTGGCGGCCATGATTGACCACATCAACACCACCAAGCGCCTACACATCATGACCATCGAAGATCCCATCGAGTTCATGCACACGCACAAGCAGTCCATCATCAACCAGCGCGAGGTTGGCGCCGACACCATGAGCTTTAACGACGCCCTGCGGGCCGTGCTGCGTCAGGCCCCCGACGTGATTCTGGTGGGCGAAATGCGCGACTACGAAACGATTAAGGCCGCCGTGACCGCCGCCGAAACCGGACACCTGGTCATGGGCACCCTGCACACCAACAGCGCGCCGGAATCCATTGACCGTATCGTGGACGTGTTTCCCGAAGAGCAGCAGGAGCAGATTCGCGTGCAGCTGGCCAACAACCTGGTCGCTGTGATGACCCAGCAGCTGCTGCCCCGACTGGACGGCCAGGGCCGCATCCTGGCCTACGAGTTGCTGATCGCCAATCCGGCGGTGCGCTCGCTGATCCGTGAGGGCAAAACCTACCAGATCACCAGCGTGATGCAGACCGGCGCGCGCGAGGGCATGGTCACCATGGACGCCTTCCTGGCCAACCTGTATCGCCGCCGCGTGATTTCCTTTGACGTGGGCGTGGAACGCGCCGTGGACGCCAAGGAGTTTGCCCGCCTGGCCAACGACCCCAGCATCGGCAACGCGGGCGGCGCGGCGGCGGCCCCAGCCGGCTACGGCAGCGCGCCGGTGCAGGGCTTCGGCACGGCGGCGCCCACCCAGTCCACAGGACGCGGCGACGTGGGCCGTGGGGACGCCCGCAGCACCAGCACGCCCGAGATGGGGGGCGGCGGCTCCTACGGCCGCCGGTAA
- a CDS encoding CdaR family protein — protein sequence MSAPRDRWRRWLSPRYAWARFTHNLGPKLLALGVALTLWFLATADRRANVDQGFDVPVTVRDTTGNGQEKRAVGSLTPPSVRVILSGRPERLRELEAQNIEAVVDVTGIPEGSFTQPVTVTPPTGTAVQRLTPTRVQGFVDTQVQRTLPVTLSVTSPPESSVPRYVVSPTEASVTGAGQTLAQVTRIITSPAALAAGAEQEVPLVALSSAGLPVTGVTLRPATVTVRRLDTGELPVKTLPVVLNDPPPTLIVTAISVQPSTVRVVAAPELLGRLREVSGTVTYRVGTSTVPVRLSVPAGAQALEAVSVRLTVAARPVVTPPVP from the coding sequence GTGAGCGCGCCGCGGGACCGCTGGCGGCGCTGGCTCAGCCCCCGCTACGCCTGGGCGCGCTTTACCCACAACCTGGGCCCAAAACTGCTGGCGCTGGGCGTGGCGCTGACCCTCTGGTTTCTGGCCACCGCCGACCGCCGCGCCAACGTGGACCAGGGCTTTGACGTGCCGGTCACGGTGCGCGACACCACCGGCAACGGCCAGGAAAAGCGGGCGGTGGGCAGCCTCACGCCGCCCTCGGTGCGCGTGATTCTGTCGGGTCGCCCCGAGCGGCTGCGCGAGCTGGAAGCCCAGAACATTGAGGCGGTCGTGGACGTGACCGGCATTCCGGAAGGCAGTTTCACCCAACCGGTTACCGTAACCCCACCTACCGGCACGGCCGTGCAGCGCCTGACGCCAACGCGCGTCCAGGGCTTCGTGGACACCCAGGTGCAGCGCACCCTGCCCGTGACCCTCAGCGTGACCTCGCCGCCCGAATCCAGCGTGCCGCGCTACGTGGTCTCGCCCACCGAGGCCAGCGTGACCGGCGCCGGGCAGACCCTGGCCCAGGTCACCCGCATCATCACCAGCCCGGCGGCCCTGGCGGCCGGCGCCGAGCAGGAGGTGCCGCTGGTGGCCCTGAGCAGCGCGGGCCTCCCCGTGACCGGCGTGACGCTGCGCCCCGCCACCGTGACCGTGCGCCGCCTGGATACCGGCGAGCTGCCCGTCAAGACGCTGCCAGTCGTCCTGAATGACCCGCCGCCTACCCTGATTGTCACTGCCATCAGCGTGCAGCCCAGCACCGTGCGCGTGGTGGCGGCCCCTGAACTGCTGGGGCGGCTGCGCGAGGTCTCGGGGACCGTGACCTACCGCGTGGGCACCTCCACAGTGCCAGTGCGGCTGTCGGTGCCGGCTGGCGCGCAGGCCCTGGAAGCCGTCAGCGTACGCCTGACGGTGGCGGCGCGCCCGGTCGTCACCCCCCCCGTTCCCTGA
- the yqeK gene encoding bis(5'-nucleosyl)-tetraphosphatase (symmetrical) YqeK, translated as MVRPRRYEHVLRVADLAAQIARANGLDDMRAYAAGILHDIARDLPDAELLRLAPPECEIDAAHPLALHGRAARVLLERWGYQDRVVLDAVEDHTTGPRGGNSVSACVYIADVSEPGRGVNHDIRELALCDLGAALERAIVSKVTYLQGRGIQVHPRTLQAYHALPCVAQAAASSVPLRPQPPLPFES; from the coding sequence ATGGTCAGGCCGCGCCGCTACGAACATGTCTTGCGCGTCGCCGATCTGGCCGCGCAGATTGCCCGCGCCAACGGCCTGGACGATATGCGCGCCTATGCCGCTGGCATCCTGCACGACATCGCCCGCGACCTGCCCGACGCCGAACTGCTGCGCCTGGCCCCCCCCGAATGTGAGATTGACGCCGCGCATCCGCTGGCGCTGCACGGCCGCGCCGCGCGCGTGCTGCTGGAGCGCTGGGGATACCAGGACCGCGTGGTGCTGGACGCCGTCGAGGACCACACCACCGGGCCGCGCGGCGGCAATTCGGTGTCAGCCTGCGTGTATATCGCCGACGTCTCCGAGCCGGGGCGCGGCGTGAACCACGACATCCGCGAGCTGGCGCTGTGCGACCTGGGGGCCGCGCTGGAACGCGCCATCGTCTCGAAAGTCACGTACCTGCAAGGACGGGGGATTCAGGTCCATCCGCGCACCTTGCAGGCGTATCACGCACTGCCGTGTGTGGCGCAGGCGGCCGCGTCCTCAGTCCCGCTGCGCCCCCAGCCTCCCCTGCCGTTCGAGTCGTGA
- a CDS encoding metal-dependent hydrolase, whose amino-acid sequence MKIHFLGHSAFLLEAQGHRLLLDPFLSGNPQASLGVKEVLALRPSAVLISHAHGDHWGDALTFARQGIPLVATAEIAGYAQKHGASAATGMNIGGTFRAEWGSVALTPAWHSSSFPDGTYGGMPTGLVIELGGQRVYFAGDTSLFSDMRLIGDRGLDAALLPIGDHYTMGPEEAARCLELLRPRVAIPMHYGTFPPLTGDPAVFEREGKARGVDVRVLKPGEETDL is encoded by the coding sequence ATGAAGATTCACTTTCTTGGCCACAGCGCCTTTCTCCTTGAAGCCCAGGGGCACCGCTTGCTGCTCGACCCCTTCCTGTCCGGCAACCCTCAGGCCAGTCTGGGGGTGAAGGAGGTTCTAGCCCTCCGGCCCAGCGCGGTGCTGATCAGCCACGCGCACGGCGACCACTGGGGCGACGCGCTGACATTTGCCCGTCAGGGCATTCCGCTGGTGGCCACCGCCGAGATTGCGGGCTATGCCCAGAAACACGGCGCCAGCGCCGCCACCGGCATGAACATCGGCGGCACCTTCCGCGCCGAGTGGGGCAGCGTTGCCTTGACCCCCGCCTGGCACAGTTCCTCGTTTCCTGACGGCACCTACGGCGGCATGCCCACCGGCTTGGTCATTGAATTGGGTGGCCAGCGCGTCTACTTTGCGGGCGACACCAGCCTCTTTTCGGATATGCGCCTGATTGGTGACCGGGGCCTGGACGCCGCCCTACTCCCCATTGGCGACCATTACACGATGGGCCCGGAGGAAGCCGCGCGCTGCCTGGAGTTGCTGCGGCCCCGTGTGGCCATTCCCATGCACTACGGGACCTTTCCCCCACTGACCGGCGACCCAGCCGTCTTTGAGCGTGAAGGCAAGGCGCGCGGCGTGGATGTGCGGGTGCTGAAGCCTGGGGAGGAAACGGACCTCTAG
- a CDS encoding MFS transporter, which yields MSPLDLPPSEQRPSTSRPGLFYGWIVVAVAALVLLLSAGARSAPGVFLLPMQSDLGLNRTVLSFAASLGLIMFGLGGPLSGALMDRFGPRRVTAAGLLLIAASFGASALIHTAWQLHLVWGVLSGLGTGIVGSVLGATIANRWFVTGRGLVMGLFGAAGSAGQLLFLPLLTAMAGALGWRQSAVIIGGLALATLIPAAALLRDQPTEVGAQPLGLKPGEQAPSVRPDPGVMRQAVRSGQFWLLALTFFVCGATSNGLIGMHFIAYCTEAGLTAGYAAGMLALMGAFNFAGTIASGWLTDRYDPRLLLGAYYAFRGVSLALLLFIPPGAGLVAFAVLFGLDYIATVPPTTALVADKFGRGNVGTVYGWVFCAHMVGAALAAWLGGVARDALGSYGVAFIVAALLSLAAAALTQGIGRPERPALARAGD from the coding sequence ATGTCGCCGCTGGATCTCCCGCCGTCAGAGCAGAGGCCCTCCACGTCCCGTCCTGGGCTGTTTTACGGCTGGATTGTCGTTGCCGTGGCGGCCCTGGTGCTGCTACTGTCGGCCGGGGCGCGCTCGGCGCCGGGAGTCTTTTTGCTGCCCATGCAAAGCGACCTGGGCCTGAACCGCACGGTGCTGTCCTTTGCCGCGTCTCTGGGCCTCATTATGTTTGGCCTGGGCGGGCCCCTGAGTGGCGCCCTGATGGACCGGTTTGGTCCCCGCCGCGTGACGGCAGCGGGCCTTCTGCTGATCGCCGCCAGCTTCGGCGCCAGCGCCCTGATTCACACCGCCTGGCAGCTTCATCTGGTCTGGGGCGTCCTGAGCGGGCTGGGCACCGGCATCGTGGGCAGCGTGCTGGGGGCCACCATTGCCAACCGCTGGTTCGTGACCGGGCGCGGCCTGGTGATGGGGCTGTTCGGCGCCGCAGGGTCGGCGGGCCAGCTCCTGTTTCTGCCGCTCCTGACTGCCATGGCCGGGGCCCTGGGATGGCGCCAGAGTGCCGTCATCATCGGAGGCCTGGCACTGGCGACCCTGATTCCAGCCGCCGCGCTGCTGCGTGACCAGCCCACCGAAGTTGGCGCGCAGCCTCTGGGGCTGAAACCCGGCGAGCAGGCGCCCAGCGTCCGGCCCGACCCTGGGGTGATGCGGCAGGCCGTGCGTTCGGGACAGTTCTGGCTGCTGGCGCTCACCTTTTTTGTCTGCGGGGCCACCTCAAACGGCCTGATTGGCATGCACTTTATTGCCTACTGCACAGAAGCGGGCCTGACCGCTGGGTACGCGGCCGGAATGCTGGCGCTGATGGGTGCCTTTAACTTTGCAGGCACCATCGCCAGTGGCTGGCTGACCGACCGCTACGACCCCCGCCTGCTGCTGGGCGCCTACTACGCCTTTCGTGGCGTCAGCCTGGCCCTGCTGCTGTTCATTCCACCGGGCGCAGGGCTGGTGGCCTTCGCGGTGCTGTTTGGCCTGGATTACATCGCCACCGTGCCGCCGACCACCGCGCTGGTGGCCGACAAGTTTGGGCGGGGGAATGTCGGCACGGTGTACGGCTGGGTGTTCTGCGCCCATATGGTCGGCGCGGCGCTGGCCGCGTGGCTGGGCGGCGTGGCGCGCGACGCCCTGGGGTCTTATGGCGTGGCGTTCATCGTGGCGGCTCTGCTGTCCCTGGCCGCAGCGGCGCTGACGCAGGGCATTGGGCGGCCGGAGCGGCCTGCTCTGGCCAGGGCCGGAGACTGA